The genomic segment GCGGCGGATATGGCTGATGCGTGCCAGCACCGGGCTTTGCCAGGGGCGCCCGCGCTCGACCAGATGCGCGGCCCAGGGTTGGGCGTTGGCATGCAAGGCGGCCGTCGTGGTGGCTTCCAGCACCCGGTCGGCCAGGTCGTCGACCAGCGCCACCAGGAAATGGCCGCTGCCCATCGCGGGGTCGCAGATCTTGAGCTCCAGCATTTGGCTGGCCGGGTCGTGCGCGTCCAGGGTCTCCCGGTCGGCGGGGTTGAGCGCTGCTTTTCGGGCGAGCTTTTTCAGCAGCGCCTCGAACGCATCGAGGCGCTGCGTTGCCAGCACGCCGACGGACTCGCGCAGGATCAGGCGCACCAGGTCGTGGTGCGTGTAGTAGCTGCCGGACAGCTTGCGCGCAAAACTGGCCGGGGCGGCAATGATGCGGTCGATCTCGGGCTTGTCTTTGTAGTCGTCCCTGGCCTGCACCTCGTGCACCAGGCTGTAGGCCAGCAGACGCTCGTAAATGCTCCCCAGGTGGGCCACGGCCAGGTCGCGGTAGTTGATCCAGCCATGCCGCTGGTCTTCGGTGCGGCGCGAGAGGGCGTCGATGATGGGGGCCAGCACCTTGTCGGGGACTTTGCTGCGCTCCAGCAGCAGCGAGCGGCTGCGCTCGAACAGCCCCCCGTCGTAGGCGGGCATGCCCACATCGTCGTCGCCTTTGTCGATCAGCGTGAACGTTCCCTGAAGGTGCAGCCAGATGCGTCCGACGGTGCTGGAGAACATGCCCCCCGCATCCACCTTGTCGCGCACCTCTTCGCGGATGCGGCGCACGCTGTAGGGCGCGTAGCGCGCATCGCGCACCGGCAGCAGGTTGCGGTCTTCGGCGTAAAACAGGAACAGCAGCCGGTACAGCAACACCAGCGCGGCTTCGCGCACTTCGTCCAGATAGTCGGGCGTGTACTGGCTGCGGGTGAACTGGCCGTAGCCGATGCGCTGGCTGCGCGCGTGCAGGTCGCCCCGGGCCAGCGCATCGGCCAGTTGCGCAAAGATGTCGGCAAACACTCTCGCGCCCAGGTCTTGCGCGACCTTTTCTTCGTACAGCCGGGCTTCATTCAGGGCGTAGGCATGCCAGGATCGATGCGCGCTGTCCCAGCTTTGCGGCAGGAATGCGCTGCGCTGGAAGAACAGGAAAAACAGCCGCAGCGCATGGGCCGGGGCGATTTCGTCCGACTCTGGCTCGATGCCCGGCAGGCCCAGCGCGGCGGCGACGTCGACCTCGAAAAACTCCTCGGAGCGGGAACGGGCGCCCTGCCAGTACAAGCGCCAGACATTCCCGTTGGTGAGCATGCCCCACTGGACGGCACGCTCGGACACCAGTTCGGCACGGCTGAGGTAGCGCAGCATTTGGCTCGACGGCGCGTCAGGGTCGGCAGGCTCGGCGCCATCGCCCCGGTCGAGCGGGCGCAGCCAGCGCTTGGCCTCCAAAATGACCAGGCCGTGGCGGTAGCGCAGCTCATCCTTGCGCTGCCCGAGGGCGGCGGTTTTTTGCGCGCCATCGGCAAACAGCAGGTAGTCGGGCACATCTTGGCGACGTTTGCCGGACAGGTTGACCTGGGGCAAAAAGTCGTCCCCCCAGCCCAGCGCCGCCAGCACCTTGTCGATGACCAGGGACTCGGTCTGCGCTTCGTCGATGGTGGCGCCGGCATCGAGTCCGGCACTTTGGTAGATGCTGCGCAACGCGGCGGTGAAAGCCGCGCAGGCCAGGTCATCGAAGGCTTGGCAAGGGGGCGTCGCCAGGACACCGCGCGTCAGGAAGTCTTGGCTGAAAAGTTGCCCTTGCATCTGCTGTCGGGGGTGGCTGTGCGCTGGCTGCGGGTGCCGGGAGTGTAAGCCGGCGCCGCGCGGGCACCGGCAGGCGCATGGACCGGGGCCGGGGGAGCGGCTGGCATAAAATCGCGCCCCCTAAGCCCATGGGCGGCTGCGCGCCCATCACGGATGGACCCGTGCGCAGCGCCCACCCGAGGTAGACCCCGATGAATGTCCCGATGGCGCTGGCGGCTTTGCCGGCGCAGGCCGCCGAGCCGGCGCGTCTGCGCGAAATTCCCTACAACTACACCTCGTTCTCCGACCGGGAGATCGTGATCCGTCTGCTGGGGTCTGCGGCCTGGGAGGCGCTCGACCAACTGCGCAATGAGCGCCGCACGGGGCGCTCGGCCCGCATGCTCTACGAGGTGCTGGGCGACATCTGGGTGGTGCAGCGCAACCCCTATCTGCAAGACGACCTGCTGGACGACCCGGCGCGCCGCAAGCTGCTGGTCGATGCGTTGCAGCACCGCCTGGGCGAGATCGAAAAACGCCGCCGGCCGGCCGACGATGCGCAGCGCGACCGGCTGGTGGGCGAACTGGTCGTGGCCGCGCGCCGCGCAGTGGCCGGGTTTGATGCCAGTTTCGGGCAGGTGGCCCGGCTGCGCCGCCAGGCGCGCAAAACGCTCGGGCGCCTGACGGCCAAGGACAACATCCAATTCGACGGCCTGGCGCGCGTGAGCCATGTGACCGACGCCACCGACTGGCGCGTGGAATACCCCTTCGTGGTGCTCACGCCCGGCACCGAGGCCGAACTGGCCGCGCTGGTCAAGGGCTGCATCGACCTGGGTCTGACCATCATTGCGCGTGGCGGCGGCACGGGCTACACCGGGGGCGCGGTGCCGCTGACCGGCATGAGCGCGGTGATCAACACCGAAAAGCTCGACGCCATGACCGGGGTGCAGATGCGCCAGTTGCCGGGCCTGGACCATGAGGTGGCCACCGTCTGGACCGAAGCCGGCGTGGTCGCCCAGCGCGTGGCCGACATGGCCGAGCGCGCGGGTTTTGTGTTTGCCGTGGATCCGACCAGCGCCGAGGCCGCGTGCGTCGGCGGCTGCATCGCGATGAACGCCGGCGGCAAGAAAGCCGTGCTCTGGGGCACGGCGCTGGACAACCTGGCCAGTTGGCGCATGGTCACGCCCGATGCGCAGTGGCTCGAAGTCACCCGCATCGCCCACGACATGGGCAAGATCCATGATGCGGACATGGCCAGCTTCGAGCTGCAGTACTTCGAGGCCGATGGCCGGACGCCGGTGCGCACCGAGCGCCTGGACATCCCCGGCAAGAGCTTTCGCAAGGCGGGCCTGGGCAAGGACGTGACCGACAAGTTCCTCTCGGGCCTGCCCGGCGTCCAGAAGGAGGGCTGCGACGGCCTGATCACCAGCGCGCGCTGGGTGCTGCACCGCATGCCCGGGCACCAGCGCACCGTGTGCCTGGAGTTCTTTGGCAGCGCCAGGGACGCCGTGCCCAGCATCGTCGAGATCAAGGACTTCATGTTCGCCGAGCAAAAACGCTCGGGCGTGCTGCTGGCCGGCCTGGAGCATATGGACGACCGGTATCTGAAGGCCGTGGGCTACGCCACCAAGAGCCGCAAGCATGGCGGCGGCCTGCCCAAGATGGTGCTGTTTGGCGACCTCGCCGGCGCCGACGCCGACGCCGTGGCGCGCGCCGCCAGCGCGGTCGTGCGCATTGCCAACTCGCGCAGCGGCGAGGGCTTCATCGCCACCAGCCCCGAGGCGCGCAAGAAGTTCTGGCTCGACCGCAAGCGCACGGCCGCCATCAGCCGCCACACCAACGCCTTCAAGATCAATGAGGACGTGGTGATCCCGCTGCCGCGCATGGCTGAGTACACCGACGGCATCGAGCGCATCAACATCGAGCTGAGCCTGCGCAACAAGATCAGTCTGTGCGATGCGCTCAGCGCATTTTTCCAGCGCGGCCAACTGCCGCTGGGCCAGCATGACGAGACCAGCCAGATACCGTCGGCCGAACTGCTGGAAGACCGCGTGGCCCAGGCGCTGGCCTTGGTGGCCCAGGTGCGCGCGCAGTGGTCGGCATGGCTGCAGGACATTGCAACCTTGTTCCCGCAGTTGCAAGACCACAGGCTGCGGGCCAGTTGGAAGACCCAATTGCGCGCGCCGCTGCAGGGCATCTTCTGCGGGGCGGCATTCCAGCCCATCCTCGACCAGGCCACGGCCATCCACCAGCGCGTGCTCAAGGGCCGCGTGTGGGCGGCGCTGCACATGCACGCCGGCGACGGCAACGTGCACACCAACCTGCCGGTCAACAGCGACGACTACGACATGCTGCAAACCGCGCACCAGGCGGTAGCGCGCATCATGGCGCTGGCGCGCAGCCTCGACGGCGTGATCTCGGGCGAGCATGGCATAGGCATCACCAAGTTGCAGTTTCTGAGCGACGAAGAACTGCTCCCGTTTGCCCGGTACAAGCGCGAGGTGGACCCGCACGGGCATTTCAATCGAGGCAAATTGCTGCGAAACGAGGAGCAGGCTACACAAGCCGATCAAGCACTGGCGGCCGACCTGAGCCGGGCCTACACGCCCAGCTTCGGCCTGATGGGCCACGAGTCGCTGATCATGCAGCAAAGTGACATCGGCGCGATTGCCGATTCGATCAAGGACTGCCTGCGCTGCGGCAAATGCAAGCCGGTATGCGCCACGCATGTGCCGCGCGCGAACCTGCTGTACAGCCCGCGCAACAAAATCCTGGCCACCTCGCTGCTGGTCGAAGCCTTCCTCTACGAAGAGCAGACGCGCCGTGGCGTGAGCATCAAGCACTGGCAGGAGTTCGAGGACGTGGCCGACCACTGCACGGTCTGCCACAAATGCGAAAGCCCCTGCCCGGTGAAAATCGACTTCGGCGCGGTCACGATGAACATGCGCAACCTGCTGCGCAAGATGGACAAGCAAAGCTGGCGCCCGGGCCATGCGCTGGCCATGGCCATGCTCAACGCCACCAACCCGGACAGCATCCGGCTCCTGCGCCGGGGCCTGGTGGACCTGGGCTTCAAGGCCCAGCGCCTGGCCGTCGACCTGCTGCGCACAATGGGCCGCCAGCAGACGGACAAGCCGCCGGCCACGGTGGGCGCTGCGCCGGTCAAGGAGCAGCTGATCCACTTCATCAACAAGAAACTGCCCGGCGGCCTGCCCAAGAAGACGGCGCGCGCGCTGCTGGACATCGAGGACAAGAACTACGTCCCCATCATCCGCAACCCGCAGACCACCACGGCCGAGACCGAGGCCGTGTTCTACTTTCCCGGCTGCGGCTCCGAGCGCCTGTTCAGCCAGGTGGGCCTGGCCACGCAGGCCATGCTCTGGCATGTGGGCGTGCAGACCGTGCTGCCGCCCGGCTATCTGTGCTGCGGCTACCCGCAGCGCGGCGCGGGCCAGTTCGAGCGGGCCGAGAAAATGATCACCGACAACCGGGTGCTGTTCCACCGCGTGGCGAACACGCTCAACTACCTGGACATCAAGACCGTGGTGGTCAGTTGCGGCACCTGCCACGACCAGTTGCAGGGCTACGAATTCGACAAGATATTCCCCGGCAGCCGCACCATCGACATCCACGAATACCTGCTCGACAAGGGCCTGCGCTTGCAGGACCAGGGCGCCTACCTGTACCACGAGCCTTGCCACAACCCGATGAAACGCCAGGATTCCATGACGACGGTGCAGGCGCTGCTGGGCAACCGGGTGCTCAAAAGCGAGCGCTGCTGCGGCGAATCCGGCACGCTGGGCGTGACCCGGCCCGACATTGCGACCCAGGTGCGTTTTCGCAAGGAAGAGGAGATCAAAAGCAACGAAGCCAGTCTGCGCGCCAGCGGCGCCGCGCCGCAGAACATCAAAATCCTGACCAGTTGCCCCAGTTGCCTGCAGGGCCTGAACCGCTACCGGGACGACCTGCAAAACGGCTTGCTCGAAGCCGACTACATCGTGGTCGAAATGGCCCGCGCCCTGTTGGGCCACGACTGGCTGCCCGGCTATGTGCAGCGCGCCAATGACGGGGGCATCGAGCGGGTGCTGGTGTGATGGCCGCCGTGCCCGGCGATCGGGGGCACTTCAGGCGCAGCGGCACGGCGCCCGGCACGAGGTCGCCGAGGTAACCGAGGTAACCGAGGCAACGCCCGGCGCCGGCGGCTTCGTCCAGGCCAACGCTGGCGACTCGTGTCGCGTCACCGATCATCTGTCGGTCTGCGCTGGCCATCGAAGCGCATCGCGGCGTTGCATCGCTGGCCAATACAGCTCGGTATGGGCTGCGCGATGCGCCTTGCGCTGCGCTCCGATGGCTGCGCGCAGCCTACGACATCTGATCGGTGACACGACACTAGCGCCCCGGGCCTGCGCTACGGGAAAACACCCATACTGCCGGCGGGTTCCGGGAGCGCAGAATCGACAGAGATTGTTCAACAATCACGAGCGCTGCAAGCCCTTCCGGACAGGCCACGCAAGCCCGGCGCTGGCGCCGCTCTTTCAGGACATCCGACAGGGGGAAAACCGATGCGCGATTCCGTCTTGCTGATCCGGCTCCAGCGCGCGGCCAGCGCGCTTGCCCCATTCAGGCGCGCGGCCAGCGTGCGTGCTCCGTTCCAGCGCGCGGCCCGTGCGCTTGCCGCCATCGCGCTGTGCAGCCCCGGTGCCTGGGCGCTTGCGGCATCGGGCATCGTCGAGGGCCGCCTGACCGTCGGCTCCGATCTCACCTATCCGCCCTATGCCTTCTTCGAGGCCGGCAAGCCGGCCGGTTTCGACGCCGACTTTGCGCGCTTGCTGGCGGCCAAGCTGTCGCTGCAGCCGGTGTTCGTCGATACCCGTTTCCCGGACCTGATCCTGGGCCTGCGGGCGCACCGCTTCGACATCGTGGCGTCGGCGCTGTACATGACGCCGGAGCGCGCCAAACTGATCGACTTCATTGCCTACCTCAAGACCGGCGCCGCGCTGCTGGTGCCGGCCGCGAGCAGCGATGCGCCCGCCACACCGCAGGCGCTTTGCGGCAAGCGCGTGGCGTCGATCAAGGGCGCATCCTGGACGCCGAAACTGCACAAGGTAACGCGCGAGCTGTGCCAGCCGACGGGCCGGCGCGCCATCGAGGTGCTGGAATTTCCGAGCTCGCCGGAGGCCCTGATGGCGCTGCGCTCGCAGGCGGCCGACGCGATGATGGAAGACGCAGCGGTGGCGCACGCCATGCTCGCGCAGACGAACAACGCCGTGAAGTTGAGCTCCACCGCGCTGCTGTATCCGGTGGTGATCGGCTTGGGCCTGCACAGGGATGCCCGGCAACTGCAAGGCCAGCTCCAGCAGGCCCTGGACCAGGCGCGCGCCAGCGGCGAGTATGCGGCGCTGTTGTCGCGCTATGGGCTGCAGCCGCCTTCGCCGGCCGATATCGAGGCCGCGCTGGCCGTGCCGCCAAAATGACGCCACGGTGCGCAGCAGGCCAGCCACATGCACTTCGATGCGGACTACGCGCTCGGTCTGTTGTGGGACAGGGATTTTTGGAGCGCCTGTCGGGTGGTGGTCGAGCTGAGCATCGCCACCTGGTGCATGGGCCTGGTCGCCGGCTTTGGGCTGGCATTGGGCAAGCAGTCGGGCAGCCCGGTGCTGCGCCGGCTGGCGGGCCTGTATATCTGGTTTTTTCGCAGCCTGCCGCTGCTGGTGCTGCTGGTGTTCACCTACAACCTGCCGCAGGTATTTCCGGCGTCGGGCGTGCTGCTGTCCGATCCGTTCTACGCCGGGCTGACGGCCCTGGTGGTCAGCGAGACGGCCTTCATCGCCGAAATCCACCGCGGCGGCATCCTGGGCGTGCCGCCCGGGCAGATCGAGGCTGGCCGCGCGCTGGGCATCGGTCGCGCCGGCATACAGCGCATGATCGTGATTCCGCAGGCGCTGCGCATTGCGCTGCCGGCGCTGAGCAACGAGTTCATCACCATTGCCAAGATGACCTCGCTGGTGTCGGTGATCTCGCTGGCGGAGATACTGCTGGTCGGCCAGCGGCTGTACACGCAGAACTTCCTGGTGTTCGAGACCATGCTGGCGGTGGCCTTCTACTACGTGCTGATCGTCACCGTCTTCGACAAACTGCTCGGCGCGCTGGAAGCGCATATGAACATCCTGCGCCGCAAGCCCCGGCCCCTGGCGCTGGATCGACGCACGCTCGCTGCGCTGCGCGCCAAGGACAGCCGGCCACGGGCCAGCCCTGGCGTCCGGGGCGCCGAATATGCGCTGCAAGTCCAGGGCGCGCGCAAACGCCTGGGCGGGCATGAGGTGCTCGAGGGCATCGACCTGGCGGTGCGGCCAGGCGAGGTGATCAGCATCATCGGGCCGTCCGGTTCGGGCAAGACCACGCTGATACGCACGCTCAACGGCCTGGCCTCGCTCGATGGCGGGCGCGTGCTGCTGCACGGGCAGCCGTTCCTGGACGCGACACGCTCGTCCAGCCCCGGCGCGCGCGTCCTGGGCGTCGGCATGCTGTTCCAGGGCCTGAACCTGTTCCCGCACAAAACCGTGCTGCACAACGTGCTGCTCGCGCCCAGCTACCACCGGCGCGGCAAGTTCGCGGACCTGCGCTGCCAAGCGCTGGCGCTGCTGGACAAGGTGGGCATGCTCGATCACGCCCACAAATACCCGCACCAACTGTCCGGCGGCCAACAGCAGCGCGTGGCCATTGCCCGCGCGCTGGCCATGCGGCCATCGATCATGCTGCTGGACGAGCCGACATCGGCGCTCGATCCGCCGTTGGTGGCCGAGGTGCTCAAAGTGGTGGAGACGCTGGCGCGCGAGGGCATGACGATGCTGATCGTGACGCATGAGATGGGCTTCGCCTTCAGCGTGTCCGACCGTGTGCTGTTCATGGACAGCGGCCGCGTGCTGCTCGATGCGCCACCGGCCCGGTTGCTGGCCAGTGAAGACCCACGGATCAAGGGCTTCCTCCGCCATATGCAGATGGCTGGCCAGCCCGTCGGCCAAGCCCATGCACGCGCCTGAGCCTGCCCCTCGACCATTCGGACGATGCCATGCACCTGCCGCACGGGCTTTCATCGCGCTTTTGGTCCGTGCAAAGGTCGGCCATTCGGCCCGGATGGCCCGGATGGTGAAGCCCATGGCGGGCGATGTGGATGGCCCACCCTGCGCCGTGCCCGGCAAAGGCCCCGCCTTCGGCCCGTGCACCGTCCATGTCGCGATGGGGGCGCCAGTTGCTTGCGGGCGATTCCCGCTGGCGGTCATCCCTCATGGTTCCGGCAGTTCAGCGAGGGTGCGCCGCACGCTGGTTTTGGCGCTGGCGGTCTGATGGGCTGCAGTACACCCATCAGAACCTGTCGATGCGGCCACGCCACCTCCGTTTGTCCATCGATGCGATGGCGGCCGATGCGCAGTTGCATTCCCATGCAGAGGGGGCGCAAGCCGTGGTGATTGGCCTCAAGGCCCTGGTGCTGCTGGCGCCGGGTGTCAGCCTTTTCATGCGCGGCGCGGCGTCCGGTGCGCGTGCCGGTGCTGCTGCGCGTATCAGGGGCCGTTACGGGCTTATGGGCCTTGCCGGTTTTTCAGCCGGGCCAGGACGCCGGTCAGTATGCGCTCCGAATCGTCCAGGTAGCGCGCCAGCGCCAGCGCCGCTGCGTTGCGCTGGCCTTGCACCAGCAGGCCGTGGATCAGGCGTTCGCGTGCGATCCAGTCCGATGTCTGAATGCGGCTTTCGTCCACTTCCGAAGCGAACACCAGACGCAGTTGCGCGCACAGCGTGCGAAAGAACTCGTCGAGCAACCGGCTGCCCAACTGCGCGACCAGATGCTGGTGCACCTGCAGGCTGAGCGTGCCGACGCGGCGCCAGTCCTGCCTGGCCAGCGCGCGCTCGGCCGCCTGGTTGGCGGCCAGCATCTTGTCCAGCAGCGCGGGCTTGAGCGCGCGCTCGCCGCTGACGGCCTGCAACTCCAGCGCGCGCCGCGCCGCGTAGATGGCACGCAGATCCTTGCGTTCCATGCGGCGCACGATCACGCCCTTGTGGCGCACGAAGGTGGCCAAGCCCTCGTGGCCCAACTGGTGCAGGACTTCGCGGATGGTGTTGCGCGACGCGCCGTAGGTCGCGGCAAGCTCGACTTCGACCAACTGCGTGCCGGGCGGCAGCTTGCCGTCGATGATGTCGTCGCGCAGCCGGTGGTTGATCCGCTGCGCCAGCGGCAGCGTCGGGGTCACGGGCGTCGTGATGACCACGCGACTTTTTCCGGATGCAGGCCGTGGACGCCCCGGTACGGGGAAACTTCGGGCGCCGTCCAGCCTTGCAGCAGCGCCGGGTCGAGCGCGTAGACCTCGACGCCCAGCGGCCTGCAGACATCGACCGGATCGCGCGCCTGCGGCCCCCACATCGGCACCGACAAATCGCCGCCGGGGCAGGTGGAGATGGCGCACAGCAGGTCGATCTCGGCGAAGAACTCCAGAAAGTCGCCAGGCTGCGCCGGGCAAGCCTTCATGAAGTACTTGTCGTCATCGTTCAGGCCCGTGACCTGGAACACGTTGAGCACGTCATGCACATCGAACTCGGTCAGGCCATGCGGCGCAATCGCGCGGGTCAGGTTCGAGTGGCAGTGAAAGTGAAAGTCCTGGCCCGTCAGCAGCCGGTTCACATAGGGGTCGCAGCGGGTGCCCAGCAGATCGTGCACGCGGGCGCCGTCGTGGTCTGCGCCGTAGCCCGCCAGCGTGTCTTCGGTGATGGTGGCCAGCGGGCGCAGATAGGGCAGCGTCGACCAGAGCCGGTCGTGCGTGCTGACATGCGCCTGCTGCAACTGCCGCGTGCGCGCGGCCCACATGCGCTCGCGCGGGTTGTGCAGATTCCAGAGGTTCAAGTCGGCGACCTGCGGGCCTTCGAGGGTGACGATGCGAAACAGATGGCCGGCCGGCACCTTCCAGGCAAAGCCGCTGCGGATCGGGACCACATGCGCGGCGAGCAATCGGCGCTGCGCGCGCTCGGCGATCAGCGTGCGGTAAAAAGCCCGGTCCACGCTCAGGGCCGAGCCCTTGCTGACCTGATACGCTGCGGGGTGACTGGACATGCTTGCCTTTGCCGTAAAACCATCGTCAGGCGGTGGCCGACGGGCCAACATTGTTGAACAACCAGGCCCCGAGCATAGCGCAGCGAAAGAGCGTGGCAAGGCGTCTTCGGTAGGGAAAACACCGACCGCCGGCAGATGAGGCGTTGCATCCCGGACAATCCCCGTGGTCGTCGACCCGCATTTTCACAAGGTGATCCCATGGCAGGTTTGAAAGCCGGCGCGCCCACGCCGCAGGCACTGACGGTGCACCAGAAGTCGCGGGTGCTCGAAGTGGCGTTCTCCGATGGCGCCAAGTTCCGCATCCCGTTCGAATTGCTGCGCGTGTATTCACCCTCGGCCGAGGTGCAGGGCCACGGGCCGGACCAGCAGGTGCTGCAGACCGGCAAACGCGATGTCACCCTGGTCAACCTGGAGCCGGTGGGCAACTACGCCGTCAAGCCGACATTCTCCGACGGCCATGACAGCGGCCTTTTCAGTTGGGACTACCTCTACGAACTGGGCCAGCAGCAGCAGGCGCTGTGGGCACGGTACATCGAACGGCTGGCCGCAGCGGGTGTCGAGCGCGATGCGCCGATGGCCCCCAAGGCCGCAGGCCATGCCTGCGCCGACCACTGAGCGCCACGCCTTGCGCTGCGAACCTGCGCAGCCCGGGTCTCGACCGCGCCAAGGCGCGATCGGCGAACGGGCGCAGGACGCAGACTGCGGGTCTTCGCGCACCACAGGCCCGCCCCACGCAATCAATCTGGAAGAACCACGCACATGCCGGCCCGATCGAGGGTGAAGCCATCCGCCCACGGGTCTGCTGCGCCGTTCGAGTTCATCATTCTCGAATGGTCGGCGTATGCCGATGGCCTGATCGATCGTGCTGCCTGGCTCAGGTGGGCCGAAGGCTTTGCGCCACTTCCCCGGCCGACCGTAGCCACCGTGCCGGCGTTGGCTGAAATGCCGGCCATGATGCGCCGCCGCGTGGACCGTTTGGGGCGTCTGGCCTGCCAAGTCGCCTATTGGTGCCAGCCCGCAGCCCAGGCGCCGATGGTGTTTGCTTCGCGCTATGGCGATGCAGAGCGGAGCCTGTCGCTGTTGGGCGATCTGGTGCGGGGGCAGCCTTTGTCGCCCACCGGATTTGGTCTTTCCGTGCACAACGCCATATCCGCTTTGTATTCGATCGCACGGGGACACACGAGCAATACGGTGGTCGTTGCAGCGGGCCGCGCCAGCGCCGCAGCCGCACTGACCGAAGCCGCTGCGCTGCTGGCAGACGGCGCCATCGAGGTGCTGGTGGTCTGTTACGACGCCCCTCTGCCAGGTCAAGCAGGCCATCATGGTCGGCGCAGCCGCAAAGGGCTGGACCACGGCCGAGCAGGGGGACGGCCAACTGCTGGCGACAGTGAATGTTCGCGGCAAGCACACCGTCATGGTGTTGATTGCCTATACGTCCGAAAAATACTCGCTGGCCTATCAGAACAGCATCGGCATGAACTACGACCCGAATGGCGGCCAGCCGCTCATCCACCCTTCCTACAACAAATGGGTGCAGGGTCTGCAAGAAGCCATCCGCACCGAGCTGTTCAAGCTCTGATTGACGGCCGGCCAAGGCGGGCATTGCCCCAGCGCATGGCGCCAGACTAGTGTCGCGTCACGGATCAGATGTCGTAGGCTGCGCGCAGCCATCGGAGCGCAGCGCAAGGCGCATCGCTTGCCAATACCGAGCGTATTGGCAAGCGATGCAACGCCGCGATGCGGTTCGATGGCCAGCGCAGACCGACAGATGATCGGTGACGCGACACTAGGCATGATCCCGGGCGACAGGATCATCAGCCTCACGCTCCAGAGTGTCGACGCCCTCCATGCGGGCCTGTCTGGCCTGGGTCTGCGCTGGCTCAGCAAACCGGAGCAAACGCGCCTGGCCACCATGACGGCGCTGCGCCGGCGTGCCCAGTTCATCGCAGGACACTGGCTGGCGCGCCAATGCCTGGCGGCCCGGGCAGGGGGGCATTGGCAAGATTACGTCCTGTCCGCGCCGGATGATGCTGCGCCCCGAATCCTGGCCATGCCCGAACGCATGGACTTCGGAGACTGGCATTTTTCCTTGAGCCACAGCGCTGACTGGCTCGCCTGTGCGGTAGCACGGCAGCCCGTGGGCGTGGACGTGGAACGCTGCGACCGTGCACGCGACTTTCCCGCCCTGATTGAATGGCTGCATGAACCCTCGGCCCTGCCAAGGTGGAGCGGGAAAACGCCGCAGGAGCAGCAGTCCTGGTTTTATGCGCAGTGGACCCTGAAAGAAGCCTGGCTCAAGCAAGCGGGGCCGGACCGACCGCCGATGAGGTCCATCCGCTTCACGCCGTGCGA from the Verminephrobacter eiseniae EF01-2 genome contains:
- a CDS encoding urea carboxylase-associated family protein → MSSHPAAYQVSKGSALSVDRAFYRTLIAERAQRRLLAAHVVPIRSGFAWKVPAGHLFRIVTLEGPQVADLNLWNLHNPRERMWAARTRQLQQAHVSTHDRLWSTLPYLRPLATITEDTLAGYGADHDGARVHDLLGTRCDPYVNRLLTGQDFHFHCHSNLTRAIAPHGLTEFDVHDVLNVFQVTGLNDDDKYFMKACPAQPGDFLEFFAEIDLLCAISTCPGGDLSVPMWGPQARDPVDVCRPLGVEVYALDPALLQGWTAPEVSPYRGVHGLHPEKVAWSSRRP
- a CDS encoding gamma-butyrobetaine hydroxylase-like domain-containing protein — protein: MAGLKAGAPTPQALTVHQKSRVLEVAFSDGAKFRIPFELLRVYSPSAEVQGHGPDQQVLQTGKRDVTLVNLEPVGNYAVKPTFSDGHDSGLFSWDYLYELGQQQQALWARYIERLAAAGVERDAPMAPKAAGHACADH
- a CDS encoding 4'-phosphopantetheinyl transferase family protein, whose protein sequence is MIGDATLGMIPGDRIISLTLQSVDALHAGLSGLGLRWLSKPEQTRLATMTALRRRAQFIAGHWLARQCLAARAGGHWQDYVLSAPDDAAPRILAMPERMDFGDWHFSLSHSADWLACAVARQPVGVDVERCDRARDFPALIEWLHEPSALPRWSGKTPQEQQSWFYAQWTLKEAWLKQAGPDRPPMRSIRFTPCDDARSVAMVGQNQTLTLAVYPATAATLQWEETSPQQFDWTCWSHTHNPQPTPAIPGALLKK